The stretch of DNA GATCAAAGATACCTCTGGCTTCACCATGATGGAGCTCATCACCGTCATTGTGGTCATTGCCCTGCTGGCAGTGATCATCATCCCGGGCTATCTCCATTTTATCGACGACGCCAAAAAGGACGCGGTGATTGCTGAGGCGCGGACCATTTATCTGGCGGCCCAGATACGGGCGACGGAGCTTAAGTCCGCCGAGACGCCGGAGAGCCCTTACCGCATTCCGGACGCAGATGACCTGCGGGAGCTGGTGGGGCCGGACGACATCTACGTGGGGGTCACCAAGCTGACCATTGTGGACGATAACCGGGATGGCTCCATTGATAAAATTGAGATGATTAAAAATAACATCAATGTTATAATTGAACCAGGAAAAAATGTGATTGTCGATGGAAAGGTGCGAACGGTCTATTCCAAGGATGATCAAAAGTAAAATGCCTGAATTCACATAGCAATCCTGGAGGTTTTGTCTTGTATGATTCTTTGACCTTGATCTATTTTGTCCTGTATGCCTTTGTTTTTATCTTTGGCTGTATGATTGGCAGTTTTTTGAACGTGGTGGTCTACCGGGTGCCCATTGGCATTTCGGTGGCTAAGGGGCGGTCCTTTTGTCCGAACTGCGGCAAGCCCATTGCGTTTTATGATAATATTCCTCTGCTCAGCTATCTGTGGCTGAGGGGGAAATGCCGGAAGTGCGGGGCGAGGATCGCGCCGCGGTACTTCCTGACCGAGCTGTGCGGCGGGCTGCTGGCCCTGCTCATGGCCTGGCATTACGATTTTGGATTACAGGCGGTGGTCGGCTTTGCCGTGGCGGCAATTCTGCTGGCCATCACCCTCATTGATTTTGACACCATGACCATCCCCAATGGCCTGGTGATCGCTCTGATCCTTCCGGTGGCGGCCAGCTATTTTGTGTTTCTGGAGCCCAGCCTTATTTCCCGGGTAATCGGTGTGTTTGTCATATCGGTGCCCATGCTGGTTTTATCCATGGTCATCCCCGGCGGCTTCGGCGGCGGTGACGTCAAGCTCATGGCAGTCGCCGGATTTCTCCTCGGCTGGCCCTGCACCCTGCTGGCTACCTTTATCGGCCTGGTGCTGGGCGGCATTGTGGGTGTGGTCAAGCTTGTCCGCAAAAGCGGAGAAAAGCATATGGCCTTTGGCCCGTACCTCTCGGTGGGCATACTGGTTTCCATGCTGTGGGGCATGCAGATTATTTTCTGGTATTTGGATTTTTTTGGACTTTAATGAGAGGGCAGACACCCCGGACTTCAACCTTATGAAGCGGCCGAAAGGAGCGATGAAGCTTTGCCAAAGTTTAAGTATAAAGCAAAAAACATGAACTCAAAAATAGTAAATGGAATGGCAGATGCCATCGACGAGAGCACGCTGCGTAAGGCTTTGCGGGAGAAGAACGAGTTTCTTGTTTCGTGCCGCGAGGTGGACACCGAGAAGAAAGCCTATAAAATGAAGAACATGGAGCTTTCGGATTTCTCAAGGGAGATTGAGAGCATGCTGGCCTCCGGGATTACCGTGATCCGCGCGCTCTCCATTATGATGGACCGGAACATCAAGCCCAATGTGGCCAAGGTGTACCAGGCCCTTTACCGGGAGGTGCAGCAGGGTATTACGCTGTCAGAGGCCATGGAAAGCAGCCACGGCTCCTTTCCGCAGCTCATCATCAACATGTTTCGGGCGGGTGAGTCCAGCGGCCAGATGGCCGAGACAGCGCACAAGATGGCGCTGTACTACGAAAAGGAGCACCGCCTTCACACCAAGATCCGGAACGCTATGATCTACCCGATTTTGCTCTTAGTGGCAACGGTCGTGGTGGTGATCGGGCTGTTTACCTTTATCCTGCCCCAGTTCTTTGACCTGTTTGAGGGTATGGACGCAGCACTGCCGGGCATTACGGTCATGGTCATTGGCATTTCCAATTTTATGACCACCAACTGGTACTGGGTGCTCATCGTGATCGCGCTGCTCGCTGGCGGCTTCCGGGCTCTGCTCGGGGTGCCGTCCTTCAGGCTGCGCTTTGATAAGATGAAGGTACACCTGCCCTGGGCCGGCAAGCTCATTAAGATTATCTATACCGCCCGTTTTGCCAGGACGCTGAGCTCGCTGTATTCCAGCGGCCTCTCCATGATCAACGCCATGGAGATCAGCGCGAGTATTGTGGGCAACAAATACATCGAGGACCAGTTTGGCCCGGCCACCCAGATGGTGCGCAGCGGGAACACACTGTCCGAGGCCATTGGCAGCATTGACGGCATGGATAAAAAGCTGATTTCCACCATCTTTATCGGTGAGGAAACCGGGAATCTTGACACCATGCTGGACTCCATTGCGGATTCCTATGATTATGACTCAGAAATGGCGATACAGCGCATGGTCACGATCATCGAGCCGGTGATGATTATCATCATGGCTGTGATTGTGGGGACAGTCATGCTGTCCGTTATGGTACCGATCGTCACACTTTACAACAGCATCGGTTAGGGGGATATAAGAGAGTATGCAGACAACCATCTATTTAGGCAGCGACGCCATTCAGATACTCCAGGGGGATGTGCGCGGCGGCAGGCTGACCATTTCAAAGCACCTGACCGTGGAGATGGGACCAGGCGCCATGATCAACGGGGTGATCACCAACGAGGATATGCTCCTTGACGCCATTGACCAGGCCGACGAGGAAGGCGATATTGATTTCCACAACACCAATCTGGTCATCAACTCCAGCCTGATTGTGAACAAAAACGTGGCAGTGCCCAAAATGACGCCAAAGGAGCTCACCGAGCTGTCCCACCACGAATTTGAGGACGCCACCAATTTTGAGAACCTGATCATTGACTACAGCGGTATCCGTGGCAAACAGGGCACCAACATGCTCTGCTGCGCGGTGGAGCGGGAGGTGCTGGAAAGCTATATCCGCCTCTTTGAGACGGCGGGCATCAAGCTCAGACGCATTGACACCGCCCTCAACGCCACCATTAATTATGTGGAGGCGACCAGCGAGTACGACAGCCAGACCTTTGCCATCAACATGCTGGACGGCAATAACCTCATGTACGCGCTTTTTGAAAATGGGGTTTACACCTTCTCCAGCCAGGCCAGAATCATGGCCGAGCGGGGCACCGAGGCCTTTACCATTGAAATGGCCGCCAAGCTGTCCTCACTGGTGCAGTTCAACAAAAGCCAGAAATCCGACTATATTCTGGACAAGGCTTACTATGCCGGCCTGACCAGGGATGAGGTCCGCCGTTTGAAGGAATATGTGGACGATACTGAGGTAGCCGTCTATGCGGTGGAAAACACCGGGAACATCCAGGAAAATTTCAACATCGACGATGACTTTCTCCTGTCCGATTATTTCTACCCGGCAGCCCTGTTCTTTGAGAAAAAGAACGACGTCAACCTGTTGACCAGCTATAAGACAGCGCTCAAGCCTCAGCGGTCCTTTTCCGTCAAAAATAAGTGGGCCATTCCACCTCTGGTGGTGGTGGCGGTCATGATCATTGGCTTTACCTTTTTTACCATCATGAACTACAATGTGGACAAGGCGCTTAAAAAGGCCAATAAATACATCAATGACCCCGCCAATGTGTCTGAGTACACCGAGGCCCAGCAGGTTGACAGCGCTCTGAAGCTTATCCAGGGCCAGACCAGTATTCTGGACACGAACCGAAAGGCCATGGAATCCTATCCGGTGGTCAACAGCGATAAGGTCTATCAGGTGCTGAACCTGGGCAATAACATCACCGTGGGTGCCCTGAGCTATGACTGGACCACCGGCGGCGTGAGTATTACCGCCTCAGCGCCCAACGAGTTTGCGGCCGCAGCCTACGTCAGCGAGCTTAATCGTTCCGGCCTGTTCAGCAGCATTGAGTACCAGGGCTACAGCCTGAGCGAGGGCAGCACCTCCACGGTGACCAACGGCTCCTCCACAACCACGCTGCCTGGCGGCCAGACCGTCACCACGCCCAATACCGAAACCGTTACGACGCCAGACAGCTACGGCTTCTCTGTTGTGGCCTATCTGAAACCGGGGGTTGTACAGCCATGAAAAAGCCAGAATTTAAAAAACCCAATATTAAGCTGAACATCAACTACGAGTTCACCAGGCGTGAAAAAGGCCTGCTCTATATTTTAGGCATGGCCCTGCTCATCGTGGCAGCCCTGTACCTGGTGTTTTTCCCGGGGATCAATAAATATCAGGCCCTGTCCGAGGAGCGGAGCGAGGCCGAGT from Eubacterium sp. 1001713B170207_170306_E7 encodes:
- a CDS encoding type II secretion system protein; amino-acid sequence: MRFDRKPENLIKDTSGFTMMELITVIVVIALLAVIIIPGYLHFIDDAKKDAVIAEARTIYLAAQIRATELKSAETPESPYRIPDADDLRELVGPDDIYVGVTKLTIVDDNRDGSIDKIEMIKNNINVIIEPGKNVIVDGKVRTVYSKDDQK
- a CDS encoding A24 family peptidase, which codes for MYDSLTLIYFVLYAFVFIFGCMIGSFLNVVVYRVPIGISVAKGRSFCPNCGKPIAFYDNIPLLSYLWLRGKCRKCGARIAPRYFLTELCGGLLALLMAWHYDFGLQAVVGFAVAAILLAITLIDFDTMTIPNGLVIALILPVAASYFVFLEPSLISRVIGVFVISVPMLVLSMVIPGGFGGGDVKLMAVAGFLLGWPCTLLATFIGLVLGGIVGVVKLVRKSGEKHMAFGPYLSVGILVSMLWGMQIIFWYLDFFGL
- a CDS encoding type II secretion system F family protein; the protein is MNSKIVNGMADAIDESTLRKALREKNEFLVSCREVDTEKKAYKMKNMELSDFSREIESMLASGITVIRALSIMMDRNIKPNVAKVYQALYREVQQGITLSEAMESSHGSFPQLIINMFRAGESSGQMAETAHKMALYYEKEHRLHTKIRNAMIYPILLLVATVVVVIGLFTFILPQFFDLFEGMDAALPGITVMVIGISNFMTTNWYWVLIVIALLAGGFRALLGVPSFRLRFDKMKVHLPWAGKLIKIIYTARFARTLSSLYSSGLSMINAMEISASIVGNKYIEDQFGPATQMVRSGNTLSEAIGSIDGMDKKLISTIFIGEETGNLDTMLDSIADSYDYDSEMAIQRMVTIIEPVMIIIMAVIVGTVMLSVMVPIVTLYNSIG
- a CDS encoding pilus assembly protein PilM, with the translated sequence MQTTIYLGSDAIQILQGDVRGGRLTISKHLTVEMGPGAMINGVITNEDMLLDAIDQADEEGDIDFHNTNLVINSSLIVNKNVAVPKMTPKELTELSHHEFEDATNFENLIIDYSGIRGKQGTNMLCCAVEREVLESYIRLFETAGIKLRRIDTALNATINYVEATSEYDSQTFAINMLDGNNLMYALFENGVYTFSSQARIMAERGTEAFTIEMAAKLSSLVQFNKSQKSDYILDKAYYAGLTRDEVRRLKEYVDDTEVAVYAVENTGNIQENFNIDDDFLLSDYFYPAALFFEKKNDVNLLTSYKTALKPQRSFSVKNKWAIPPLVVVAVMIIGFTFFTIMNYNVDKALKKANKYINDPANVSEYTEAQQVDSALKLIQGQTSILDTNRKAMESYPVVNSDKVYQVLNLGNNITVGALSYDWTTGGVSITASAPNEFAAAAYVSELNRSGLFSSIEYQGYSLSEGSTSTVTNGSSTTTLPGGQTVTTPNTETVTTPDSYGFSVVAYLKPGVVQP